A single window of Vigna unguiculata cultivar IT97K-499-35 chromosome 1, ASM411807v1, whole genome shotgun sequence DNA harbors:
- the LOC114179356 gene encoding pentatricopeptide repeat-containing protein At5g48910-like: MLAPKLQPCSPSLLHRILSTLAVLADKCTTMDQLKQLHAQMIVSAVVTADAYAVSRLLFSCALSPFADLSHASRIFQSTPHPNSFMWNTLIRAQPQALHALSLYLAMRRNRVLPGKHTFPFLLKACSQLRNLPACKQLHVHVMKFGLASDLHVANALVRCYSVSGNWIDARLLFDEMTERSPSLWTTMICGYAQNFRSNEALQLFSEMVGAGFEPGGAILASVLSACARSGYLEFGERIHGFVRVKGVGLGEGVILGTALVYMYAKNGEIAKARRLFDEMPERNVVTWNAMICGLGAHGHAEDALGLFEKMKREQIVCPNGVTFVGVLSACCHAGLIDVGREIFRSMKLVYGIDPKIEHYGCLVDLLGRGGRLLEAEELVKGMPWKADVVILGALLAASKSSGNTEVAVRVVNEILALEPQNHGVHVALSNIYAEAGQWQEVLRLRKTMKEEKLKKEPGWSLIVERN, translated from the coding sequence ATGTTAGCGCCAAAACTGCAACCCTGTTCTCCATCATTACTGCATAGAATCCTCTCCACTCTGGCAGTCCTCGCGGACAAATGCACCACCATGGACCAGCTGAAGCAGCTTCACGCCCAGATGATTGTTTCCGCCGTCGTCACCGCTGATGCCTATGCTGTCAGCCGCTTGCTCTTCTCCTGCGCCCTCTCCCCCTTCGCCGACCTTTCCCACGCTTCCAGAATCTTCCAGTCCACACCCCACCCCAACTCCTTTATGTGGAATACCCTCATCCGCGCCCAGCCCCAGGCGCTCCACGCGCTCTCTCTCTACCTCGCCATGCGCCGCAACCGCGTCCTTCCCGGTAAACACACCTTCCCCTTCCTCCTCAAAGCATGCTCCCAATTGCGCAACCTCCCAGCCTGCAAACAGCTCCACGTTCACGTCATGAAGTTCGGGTTGGCTTCTGATTTGCACGTGGCTAACGCTTTGGTCCGGTGTTATTCGGTTTCGGGCAATTGGATCGATGCTCGTTTATTGTTTGATGAAATGACCGAAAGAAGTCCGAGTCTTTGGACCACTATGATTTGTGGGTACGCTCAAAATTTCCGCTCCAACGAGGCTTTGCAGCTTTTTAGTGAGATGGTTGGGGCGGGCTTTGAGCCCGGTGGTGCCATCCTAGCTTCGGTACTGTCTGCGTGTGCCCGGTCGGGTTATCTTGAGTTTGGAGAAAGGATTCATGGCTTTGTGAGGGTGAAAGGGGTTGGACTAGGAGAGGGGGTGATTCTTGGGACGGCGTTGGTTTACATGTATGCCAAGAATGGGGAGATTGCAAAGGCTAGGAGgttgtttgatgaaatgccaGAGAGGAATGTTGTTACATGGAATGCTATGATCTGTGGGTTGGGTGCTCATGGACATGCGGAAGATGCTCTTGGTTTGTTTGAGAAGATGAAGAGGGAACAGATTGTTTGTCCTAATGGTGTCACCTTTGTTGGAGTTTTGTCGGCTTGTTGTCATGCTGGCTTGATTGATGTTGGTCGTGAGATTTTTCGTTCGATGAAGTTGGTGTATGGAATTGATCCGAAGATTGAACATTATGGATGCTTGGTTGATCTTCTAGGAAGAGGGGGAAGGTTGCTGGAGGCAGAGGAGCTGGTGAAGGGAATGCCGTGGAAGGCTGATGTGGTTATTTTGGGAGCTTTATTGGCAGCTAGCAAGAGTAGTGGGAATACTGAGGTTGCTGTAAGAGTGGTGAATGAAATTCTTGCTCTGGAACCACAAAATCATGGTGTTCATGTTGCTTTGTCTAATATATATGCAGAGGCTGGACAATGGCAGGAAGTTTTGAGACTGAGGAAGACAATGAAAGAAGAGAAACTCAAGAAAGAGCCAGGGTGGAGTCTGATTGTGGAAAGAAATTGA